The nucleotide sequence AAGCCAAGTTGTTTTACTGTTCAGCTTCTTCAAATTGCAGGTATTCGTGCTTCTTTGTTTCAAGAGTATGCAAAAGTTCTTTTTGGCCGTAATAATAAACAGGAGGCTACGCTCCATACGATTGCCAAGCCTCTTGCGAAATTTGTTGCGAACCTTGATGAGTATGCAAAACGAACAAATCGTATATCTCCAGCTGGCAAAAAAGTCAGAAAAGCCATTCAGCTGGCAAAGTCACCAACGGACTTGCTTTTTGTCAAGCTACCAAATGCTTGTGGTTTTCCTGCTGTTGATAATGATGATATCAAAGAAAGTCAAATTGAAGGGTTTGCCGCCTCTTTAGTTGAAGCGATCCGTGAACTACGAGATTGCCACAAAAAGATGCTTAACGAGTTGCAAGAATTGATAGCTCATTCTCTTTTACCAGACATGAAGAGAAAGCTTGAACTGTCGGAATTAAGGAGCAAACTGTGTGCAACATATGAGGATCTTGATCAATATACCATTGATCATAAAGAGTTGATTCCCTTTATTGAACATCTATCAGAATCTAAAGCAAAAGATGAACTGTGGTTTAATCGGTTGCTGCTCTTTCTGGCGGGGCGATCCTCTGAAAAGTGGAGGGATATTGATCGTGATAACGCTTTGAAAAAACTTACTGACTTGTCAAGGCGGCTGCTAGATCTTAACTTTTTACAAAGCTCATATAAACGGCAAAAGATAAAAATAGAAGGTGATTTTGATGTGATCTGGCTGAGAACAATGCGACATGGTACAAATTCTGATTGTGATGAACTTGTAAGGATTGATGAGACGGCAAAGGAATATATTAGTAAAAATAAAAAACAGTTGAAAAGCTTATTACAAGAACTGGGCGATGAAAGTACCCGTCTTGCCATGCTTGCGGAACTATTGGATGATACGCTAGTTGAGAGGAAGAAAAATAAAATAAAGAAACGGCAAAAGCCGAAAAGGGTCAATGAGTAAGGATAAAATGCGTCATGTTTGTGGTATTTCCGGCGGCAAAGACAGTGCCGCATTAGCTATTTATTTGAAAGAAAAAGGTGCGATACCTGATGTAGAGTATTTTTTTTCTGATACCGGTTGTGAGTTACCAGAAACGTATGACTTCATTGACCGTCTTGAAGCCTATCTTGGAAAAAAGATAACTCGGATAGGAGGAGAGGCACCTTTTAAACATCACCTTTTTATGATGGGAAACATGTTGCCATCTCCAAAGCAACGTTGGTGTACCGTTAAAATGAAAATAGAACCCTTTGAAAAATTTGTAGGAACAGATAACGTGACGAGTTATATAGCCATCCGCGCCGATGAACATCGTGAAGGTTATATTTCCACTAAATCTAATATTACGCCTGCTTTTCCTTTTATCCACGATGATATTGTCCGAAAGGATGTCTTTCAAATTTTAGAAGATACTGTTGGTATACCTGAATATTATAAATGGCGTAGTCGTTCAGGCTGTTATTTTTGTTTTTTTCAACGACATGAGGAGTGGATTGGCCTTTTTGACAATCATCCTGATTTGTTTCAAAAAGCGGTGGAGATGGAAAAAATTGATCCTGATACCGGAGAAGGATTTTCTTGGATTCAAGGGATGAGTTTGAAACAGCTTTTAGAGCGTAGGGAAGAAATTATTGAGCTGGCATCGAAGCGAAGAAAGGGAGAGGATAACAGAAGTTGGCAGGAAATTTTATTGGAAGAAGGGGACTCTGATGATTCAGGGTGCTTGATTTGTAGCCTGTAATAATCTGTGAGCGGAGTTTTAAAAATGCCTATTGAAAATATTGACAGAGAACTCAAGAAGATATACGAGCTAAATACCGCAAAAAAATTCGTTTTACCAAATTTTCAAAGAAGCTTTGTTTGGAAATCAAAAGCACAAAAGGAGCTTATAGCGTCTTTTATAGTGCATTTGCCAATTGGAAGCCTATTAGTTCTTGAAGGCGAACAGGGGGATTTTTCCGCAAGAGCATTATGCTTTCCCGATAAAATTCAACCAGCTGAAGATTGTAGCTATGTACTTGATGGTCAGCAAAGATTATCAACGCTTCGGACAGTTTTTTATGATCTTTTTCAAGAGAGCGATGATTGGTTAGCAACTTGGAATAAATTATATTCAAGTTTGCGAGCTAGATGGTTTATTCGGGTAAAACCTGATAAAAGTGAACTTGATCCTTTCGGTTTCAGAAAATTACATTTTGAAACACTTATAAAGTACGATCAGGGGCAATTGATTGATTTTATAGAGGAAAGAAAAATATTTAAAACTAGAATTGATGCTTTCTATCATCCAGGCTACAAGCCTGTAGATAATGACGGAAATAAACTTACCGGAAATAAAGCAAGGTTACATATAGCAAGAAAGTTTGCTGAATTAAATATAGTACCACTTTACGAACTTCATAAGGGACAAAACGGTATTCACCATAAAACACTTGATCAAATAGCTTCGAAACGCCTTGATGATTTGAAGGCGGAAGTAAATGATGCCGATGATTATATTGAGAAATATAATGCTCTATTAGGAGAAGTCGAAGATGACATCGAAGAACTTGTCAAAACTGACGACACTAATGCCATTGATCAAGCATGGATAGAGCTTAAGGTTAGGTGGGTAAGGAGCGTTTCGGAATACTTAGAAGGGATTACGTCAAGAAAAATACCAATAATTTTACTGCCAAGCTCTGAAATCAGCCGGGCTGTAGCAATTTTTGAGGCTATCAATAAAGGGGGGACTCCGCTTAGTGTTTATGATTTAGTCGTTGCAAAGGCAGCAAAAAATAGTGAAATTGACAATTTATCAAACAGGATATGCAAGAATCTTCGTGATAAAATTCATATTCCAGACCATCTCAATAGTAAGTTTACTTCATCATCATTAAGCAATAAATGGTCTTGTGAAAATATGCAAGTTATAGACAATAATGAACCTGCTAGATTTGTTCAGGATTGGTATTTGAATATTTTGTCACTTATTGTGTATTTGAAAGTGAAAGATCACTCTGAAAAAATAAACGATAACATATATCGTGTTGAATATATAAAAAGAGAAAGAATTCTAGAATTATCTTCTGAAGAGATCAATCAGTATACGGACCGTGCGGTGGCTTCTTTGGTAAAAGCTTTTGCATTTGTCCACTTTCGATGCGGTGTAATGAAAGTTAACTCTGTACCTTACAGGTTAATGGTGTTGGTAATCGCTTATTTTTTAGATGATGAAAACAACTGGGACAATAAAAAAGTAATTGACCAGCTAGAATATTGGTACTGGTGTTCGTTATTTGGAGGCGGGTATCATTATCGTCAAAATGAGACATGCATTGAAGATATTGAAAATCTATCTATATTTTTTGAGAAAGGTGAGAATAAATTTCAAAAAAGAGCAGCTGATGTTCTCGGTATTGTGGGGTATGCAAATAAAGATATGCTCCTAAGAAAAAATGAAGAAATTGAAGGGGCAAGTGTACGAGAAGGGATTTTGCAATACATACTGAGTAAAAGTCCTGTTGATTTCCTTAATGACGATCAGAAAATAACCAGTTGGGATGTGACGAATGGAAAATTTGATGTTGAAGTGCATCATTTGATCCCACTTGCAGGTGCAACAACAATAGATACTTCCTCATCTAAAATTAGAAAAGATAAATCTCATATTTTAAACAGTGCATTAAATCTTACTTATATTTCCAAAGATGCCAATAGAAAAATTAGAGACAAAGGGGCAGTTGAATATTTTAACTATATTGACTCTATGAGTACGATTGGCCATTGTGTACCTAGTGTAGATAAATTAAAAAATGATTACGGAGAAGATTATTATGAAAGTTTCTTAGCTGATCGATTTGAATTTATTTATAGAGAACTCCGGCAAGAGTTAGATGATTTGATAAATTAGGTTTACGAACGTACCTCTGATCCACATCTGCTGCACGAGAGACTGTTCCAGAAAGCGAGCAGCATCCACATCCAAAAGATAGGATTCTATCTTGTCAATGCTCTCGGAAATATGGATCAAATAGAGCCTGTCGTCCTTCATAACTGTATCGCTTCCTGCATAATCTTCTCTTTCAGATACCAATGCAGGCCGCGTTCCGTCACGATATCCACCTTTCGACCCAGCAGTTCTTGCAGCCTGATCAGCGCACCGCCGAGATCCAGCATGCTGCGCCCCGGCTCCAGCTCGACAAGCAGGTCAATATCACTCTGCGGAGTTTCTTCACCTCGGATGACAGAACCGAATATTCGTAGCCGGACAATCCCGTGCTGTCGGGCAATGGCAAGGATGTTCTTTTTTTGTCGCTGTATTCTTTCGAGTTCTTTCATGATTGATCAGATTGTATTTCCATCATTCATCAGTGCATTCCATTATTCGGTCAGCATAAGAACCGGAACTATCTCTGTCAATAGGGAATATCACCAGAGAAAGGCTCATCGGCCTTAATGAGATGCAATAGCTTCCTCCAACCGCTCAACACTCCCCACCCGCAGCAACTCCAGCAAAAAAAGGGCCGCAACCTCCACATTCTCCACCCCCGCATCCGTCAGCCCCTCCTGCAACGCAAAAGACATCCCGCCTATCTCCAGCATATAGGCGGGCGGGGTTTTTCCATAGAGCTGAGAACAGAGAGCCAGCACCGATCCCGGTGACATGGCATGGGTGGTAAAGGAGACAGAGGCGTCGGGTTGTAGGCGGTAGAAGTTGAAGTGATCAACCGGTGAGCGGGTGGCATCGGCAAAAATGACGATATCATGCTCGCTGAGGAGCAGGGCATCTTCCACATTGAGCTGGTAATTGCTGTCCGTGGTTACACCGGGCAGGGCTGCTGCCCGGATGCGTTCTGCCAGGGCGACACCGGCCCCGTCATCTTCCCGGCCCGGATTGCCAAAGCCGTAGACTAGCACAGAAGGGGGCGAGTTCACATACCCTTCCTTTGCTGATCAAGGACAGCTCCTGCGGCATCGTAGAGGGTGACCTCCAGGGGCATCTGGCCCATAGCATGGGTGGCGCAGCTCAGGCAGGGGTCATAGGCGCGGATGGCCACCTCAACCGCGTTCATCATCGGCTCGGTGATCTCGGCCTTCCCCGTCATCTGGGCAACAGCGGCAGCATTGACGGCCCGATTCATGGGTTCGTTATTATTGGTCGTCGAAACAATAAGATTGCACATGGTGATCAGATCCTGCTCATTGACTCGGTAATGATGGAACAGGGTACCTCGGGGTGCCTCAAGCAGGCCGATGCCCTCTCCGCACCGTTCGCCCTTGGTGACCAGATCTGTACCCTGAAGATCCGGGTCAAGGAGCAGCTCCTTCATCATCTCCGCCGCATGCAGGGTCTCGATCAAGCGTGCCCAGTGATAATGCATGCTCATATGATTGGGCTTGCCCTTGGTGTAGGCGCGGAACTGCTCAAAGGCTGCCTGGGCCTTGGGCGAGGGAATGAAATCGCAGACATTGAGCCGGGCCAGCGGACCAACCCGGTACCAGCCCTCCTTCGGACCCAGTTCCTTGATATACGGGAATTTCATATAGCTCCAGGAACGGACTTCTTCCTCCACCACATCCAGATAATCTCGGCTGTCCACGTCATTGACAATCCGTTTTCCTTCAGGATCAACAGCACGAATCACGCCGTGATAGAGATCCAAGGCCCCGTCCGGGCGAACCAGCGACAGGTGGTTGGAGGGAAAGGTGGCAAAGCCGTCCAGGAAATCGGTATGGCTGCTGTGATAATCCAGCAGCAGAGCCAAGGCCGCTTCTGACCACTCAATCATCTTGTCCGCCGAGAGATCAGGATTACCGTTAATGCCGTTGAGAAAGGCATCCCGGTCTTCCAGGCTGAGATTCTTATTGATGCCGCCGGGAACAGCCCCGGTGCCGTGAATCTTTTTACCCGCTGTGGCCGCAATTATTTCCTGCCCGTACTTGCGCATGAGCACGGCCTGTTTGGCCAGCTCAGGATGTTCAAGGATAACGCCGATGACATTTCTCCGCTCCGGGTCCGCATCCATGCCAAAGAGTAGGTCAGGCGAGGCCAGATGGAAGAAATGGAGGACATGGGATTGGAAGATCTGGCCATAATGCATAAGGCGGCGCATCTTTTCCGCCACCGGGGTCAGGCCGTTGCCGTCTCCAGCCCCGACAAGCATATCCATAGCCTTGGCCGCAGCCAGATGATGGCTGACCGGACAGATGCCACAGAGTCGCTGGACCAGGACTGGTGCCTCCCAAAAGGGGCGACCGCAGACAAAGCGTTCAAAGCCGCGAAATTCGACAATATGGAGACGGCTTTCCGTGACCTGATGGTTATCGTCCAAGTGGATGGTTACCTTGCCGTGCCCTTCAACCCGGGTGACCGGTTCAATAGTGATTTTTTGTGCCATAATGGTTTATCAGCTCCGATTCCTGGGTTGCTTAATCAAATTTGATGACTTCATAGGGGAGTTTCGCTTCCTGACCAGTGACCAGGGCAGTTAATGCCCCGTAGATCAGGTCAGCCCTGGGTGGGCAGCCGGGAAGGAAATAATCCATCTTCACGATCTCGTGACAGGGATAGACCTTGTCCAGCAGCGCGGGCAGTTCTGCATCGTTGGGCAGAATTCGCTCCGGGTTTGCCTGGGCCGTGGACGGACTGTTCAGATAGGCTTCTTCCAGGCATTCTTGAATGGGAATATTATTGCGCATGGCTGGTAATCCGCCCATGATGGCGCATTCGCCCACGGCCACCAGAATACGGCAATGTTTGCGGAAATCGCGCAGGGTATGGATATGCTCGTCATTGCAGCATCCGCCTTCAATCAACGCGATATCACAGTCCTGCTCAAAGGTCTTGATATCGTTAATCGGGCTTTTGCCCCAGTGAACCAACTCGACAAGATCAAGAATGCGTTCATCTATGTCAAGAAAAGACATGTGACAGCCGAAGCAGCCTGCCAGGGAAGCAGTGGCAATAATCGGTTTCTTCATGATTTTTCTCCGTTGCAGGTTGTGCAGACCGTCTCCGAACCGATGGGATTATGATCGTATTTCCGCTGACCAAAGGGGGTGTCAAAGCCCTTTTCTTTACGGATGATCGCTCCTACCGGACAGATGTGCATGGCTTGTTGGGCCTGCTCTTCCGAGATGTTTTTGACCAGCTCTTCATCCATGATAATCCCGCTTTTATCCCCTCGCTTGGTAAAGCCAAAGAGCTGTTTCCCGTCCTCGGTCGTGATAGCCAGTACGCAACGTCGGCAGAGGATACAGCGGTTGCGGTCAAAAAGGAGCTTGGGAGACTCGGCATTGACCTCTCTGGAGGAAAAGGCGTAATGAAACCGGGGCGAGAGCATCTGATAGCGATAGGCCAGGGCCTGGAGATCGCAGGAACCGCTTTTTTCGCAGGAGGGGCAGAAATGATTGCCCTCAACAAAGAGCAGCTCGACAATGGTCTTGCGCAGATCGTTGAGTTCCTCGGTGTCATTCTCCACAATATAATCCTGGGCAACCGGGGTGGTGCAAGCCGCCATAGTACGACCGTTCACCCTGACCGTGCAGATGCGGCAGGTGCCTGGGGCAATATCCGATTTCAGCCCGTTTTCCTTGCTTGCATGCAGGGCGCAAAGGGTGGGAATATATATACCGTTTTTTTGGGCAGCCTGGAGGATGGTCTGTCCTGCCTTTGCCTGTATTTCCTGTCCGTCAATGGTCAGGGTGATTGTCTCACTCGATGTTTCAATCGTTTCGCTCATAACTGTTCCTCCTCTTTTTCCTCAGGCACTGATGTTCTGCCGACCGCAGCATTGGCAGCCTTGATTGACGCATCCAGGTCAAAGACCCGGATATCACTCTGTTCAGGGATCAGGGCCTCGTAGAGATGGGGAAAATTATCCAGCGTGTTGAGGATGGGGTGGGGCGCAGTATGGCCCAAACCGCATTTGGTGGTCTTTTCCATGACCGTGCTCAGTTGGCGCATGGCAGTCAGATCTTCCCGTGTGCCCTGCCCCTGCCTGATGCGGCGCAGGGTATTACGCAGTATCCAGGTCCCTGCCCGGCAGGAAGAACAGGAACCGCAGGACTCGTCAGTGAAGAACTCCATAAAATTATCAATAATGGCCAGCAGATCATGCTGTTTGCCGATGATAATGATGGCACCGGCTGAGGGGCAGCCCTCAAAGCTGATTGGGGTGTCCTTGGCTTCAGCATTGAGGCACTGACCCGAAGGGCCACCTACCTGCACGGCCTGTGGATCTCTGGCCCCGGCCATCTCCAGCAACGCACCAATGGTAATGCCGAACTCCACTTCGTAGATACCGGGCCGGTCGCAGTCTCCAGAGATGGACAGCACCTTGGTACCTGTGGATTCCTCGGTCCCCATATGGCTGAACCATGCAGCCCCCTTATCGATGATCTGGGCCGCAGAGGCAAGGGTCTCTACATTATCAATGACCGTGGGCATTGCCCGGTAACCGCTTTGGGCCGGGAAGGGAGGGCGGTTTCTTGGCTCACCCCGTTTGCCCTCAGCAGATTCCAGCAGGGCGGATTCTTCGCCGCAGACATAGGAGCCTGCTCCCAGCTGGACCCGGATATCAAAATCAAAACCTGCCTTGCCTGCAATCGCTTTGCCCAGCAGGTTATCGGCCCGCATCTGCTCCAGCACCTGTTCCAGATATTCCCTGAGATAGGTGTATTCTCCGCGCAGATACAGGGAACCGGTTGTGGCCCCGACCGCATAGGCACAGAGAGCCATGCCTTCAAAGAGGAGTTCCGCCCGTTCGGTGAGCAGTACCCGATCCTTAAAGGTGCCGGGCTCGCCTTCATCGGCATTGGCCACCACGCAGCGTTCCGGCCCTTGGGCCTTGGCGCAGAAATCCCATTTCATGCCCGTGGGAAAACCCGCTCCGCCGCGTCCCCGTAACTTGGAGGCATTGATCTCCTCTAACACCTCTTCCTTGGACAGGGTGACGCATTTTCGCAGGGCAACGCCAACCTCGTAGGGACCTAAACAGACCGGACCAGCCTTTTGGATATTATTGCGGACCATCGAGCCGATTGACGGGAGGCTGTTGTTGCCGTCCCCGTATGCTCTTTCTTTGCTCGCCATGTCCTGGACTGAGACGCCTTCTTGCATGTCTTTGATCAAGGCTCGGGCCTTTTCCGGGGTCAGGCTGGTAAAGACGACATTGTTGATCAGGGCAGCGACCTCTTGATCGCCCATGCCGATATCTGCTGTAACAAAGAGGCCGATGCGGCCATCTTCGGTCACTGAATCAATAGGACAGCCTGCGGCCTCGCTGAAAGCGGTAGCAACCGCCTCATAGCCCTGCATGATGGCGACCGGTCCCTTATTAAGGTAGATGGTGTATTCCCCGCGTGGTGTCTCGGAAAGGAAATGGTAAAAGGAAACAGTTTGGTGGATATCAGCCCAGGACAGACCCACTTCCTGGGCCAGCTGCCGGGCCGCATCATCGGTTATGCAACGCTCCTGGGCCTGCACATCAATGAGTATGTCGAGCAGCCGGTTCGGGTCGTTATCATACTTTGCAGCAAGAGCGGCAATGTGTTCGGACATAGGTTTCTCCCCCTTTTGAAGAATGGCTTAAAAAGCTCTTGTATGGTACCACGCTTCTTTTTTTTTGCAGTAAAAAATGATAATTCCGTAAAAAGTCAGAAAAGAGGACAGCGCTAACGGCAACTCAATATGTTGCGAGGTGAATTTGGCCAAAAGGGGACTTCTTATGAAACCAGCAAAAGAAAAGGGCATGAGATCTCGCCCTGTTCCGTGTTGAACAGGTAGGGGCTCCAACTGTTTATCTCGTCAGGGCCTGTGGGCGCTGTATCCTGCCTTGGTAATGGCCTGGATAACGGCGTCCGGTTCACCGCCCTGGACAGAGATCATGCCGTCTTCCAGGTTGACCGTGGCTGCTGTTACGCCGGGGACAGACTGGGCTGCTTCGGTTACAGCGGCCTCGCAATGTTTACAGCTCATACCTTTGACAATGAGGGTGTAGAAAGATGGGTCAGTCATGGGATTCTCCTGGCTTGAGGTTATAGGTTTCGTTATGAAATACCCGGGCAGGTGCCCTGAGTTACTTCATCCATTCAAGGGCATTGATTGCCGCGTCACGAACTTCGAGACTTGTATCTTCCTGAAGGACCTTTTGCAGAAGAGGAATGGTTGTTTCATCTTCTAATTTCGTCAAGGCCCATACCGCTTGCATCCTCACCCTGCTGCTCTGATGGGTTAACATCGTGGCGAGTTGTTCTGTTACCTTTTTATCCCCAATCTCCCCTAGGGCCCAAACAGCTGCTTCAACAAGGATGGTGTTTGAGGTTGATTGGATGGCCTTGAGTAAGACAGGGATCCCCTGGGTGCTTCTCAGCATACCAAGGGCGTTTGCCGCATCTTTACGGATAATCTTGTTTTCAGAGCTGTCAGCAACCGTCTCAAGGGCCAGAGGGATTGCCAGTCTGGATTTCATACGACCGAGGGTATAGATGGCACTGCCCCGTAGGTTTGCTGAGTTTTGTCGGTCTTTAAATGCCGTTTCTAATTCCAAAACAGCAGGTTCTCCGATCAAAGACAGGGCCTTGCTACTGGCATTGCGCACCTCTATTTCTTCATCATCCAGCAGGGCGATTAAAGCTGGCACGGCATCTTTGCCGTAAAGCGACAGGGTGATGGCGCTGAATTTACGTTCTTTGGCATTCTCTGACCCAAGTTGTGGGATCAGTTTTGAAATTTCTTTAATGCTGGCAATTTCCATTTGAGAAACAGCCTGTTTATTGGTGATCTCCAGTTTTTTACTATTATAGGTGAGGGTCACGACAATACTTGCAGAGGCAATGACGACCGAAGAGAAAAAGGTCGAAACTCCTTTTAAAATACCGCTGTGTGAGGAACTATCATTATTTTCCATAATGTAACCCTACATTTTGCAAGCTTGATGATACATCTCTTCTCCTTGTCTGTACTGGCACCCCATTTGGCTGGAGGAAGAGGGGGCAGTCATGGGGTTCTCCAGGGTTGATTTTGCGACTCCGGTAAGGGAACGGCACGCCGTGCCCTTACTTACTGCGCCCTGCATAGTCTGCAAAAGCCTCCGGGCACGGTGCCGGAAGACCAATAGATCCGGCCCTGGGCATAATCGACAAACCAATAGCCAGTCGGGGCGCGGCGGGCATTGGTAAAGATAAACGGCTGTTCCTTGGAGAAACAGGGATGCAGGTGCATTCCCTTTGCATTAGCTGTCGGTTCCAGCAGGGACATGGCCTCTTCCGGGGAGGGCATGCGCCAATCATGAAAACCAGCAAAGCCTGCGCTGTTCAGTTCCTCAATTCTCGCTTTCATGGTACGGATTGAACAGAGATCAAGCCCGGCTTGCTGCCAAAGCAGGCCGGTACGCTCGTCAAAGACCGTGTGTTCGTCCCCGCTATCGACTAAAATATTGGCAAAGTTGCCCTGCAGATTGAGCCGAACATCGTAGAAATTCCCGTCTCTGATAAGCAACTCGACCTGTTCTTCTGTCAGGGCACGCGGTTCCGAGGGCAGGAGGATCTTTTCACCGGTGAAGCCGCTGCTTTTCTGAGACGGGAGCGGT is from Candidatus Electrothrix sp. GW3-4 and encodes:
- a CDS encoding phosphoadenosine phosphosulfate reductase family protein — translated: MSKDKMRHVCGISGGKDSAALAIYLKEKGAIPDVEYFFSDTGCELPETYDFIDRLEAYLGKKITRIGGEAPFKHHLFMMGNMLPSPKQRWCTVKMKIEPFEKFVGTDNVTSYIAIRADEHREGYISTKSNITPAFPFIHDDIVRKDVFQILEDTVGIPEYYKWRSRSGCYFCFFQRHEEWIGLFDNHPDLFQKAVEMEKIDPDTGEGFSWIQGMSLKQLLERREEIIELASKRRKGEDNRSWQEILLEEGDSDDSGCLICSL
- a CDS encoding DUF262 domain-containing protein — its product is MPIENIDRELKKIYELNTAKKFVLPNFQRSFVWKSKAQKELIASFIVHLPIGSLLVLEGEQGDFSARALCFPDKIQPAEDCSYVLDGQQRLSTLRTVFYDLFQESDDWLATWNKLYSSLRARWFIRVKPDKSELDPFGFRKLHFETLIKYDQGQLIDFIEERKIFKTRIDAFYHPGYKPVDNDGNKLTGNKARLHIARKFAELNIVPLYELHKGQNGIHHKTLDQIASKRLDDLKAEVNDADDYIEKYNALLGEVEDDIEELVKTDDTNAIDQAWIELKVRWVRSVSEYLEGITSRKIPIILLPSSEISRAVAIFEAINKGGTPLSVYDLVVAKAAKNSEIDNLSNRICKNLRDKIHIPDHLNSKFTSSSLSNKWSCENMQVIDNNEPARFVQDWYLNILSLIVYLKVKDHSEKINDNIYRVEYIKRERILELSSEEINQYTDRAVASLVKAFAFVHFRCGVMKVNSVPYRLMVLVIAYFLDDENNWDNKKVIDQLEYWYWCSLFGGGYHYRQNETCIEDIENLSIFFEKGENKFQKRAADVLGIVGYANKDMLLRKNEEIEGASVREGILQYILSKSPVDFLNDDQKITSWDVTNGKFDVEVHHLIPLAGATTIDTSSSKIRKDKSHILNSALNLTYISKDANRKIRDKGAVEYFNYIDSMSTIGHCVPSVDKLKNDYGEDYYESFLADRFEFIYRELRQELDDLIN
- a CDS encoding nucleotidyltransferase family protein codes for the protein MKELERIQRQKKNILAIARQHGIVRLRIFGSVIRGEETPQSDIDLLVELEPGRSMLDLGGALIRLQELLGRKVDIVTERGLHWYLKEKIMQEAIQL
- a CDS encoding hydrogenase maturation protease codes for the protein MNSPPSVLVYGFGNPGREDDGAGVALAERIRAAALPGVTTDSNYQLNVEDALLLSEHDIVIFADATRSPVDHFNFYRLQPDASVSFTTHAMSPGSVLALCSQLYGKTPPAYMLEIGGMSFALQEGLTDAGVENVEVAALFLLELLRVGSVERLEEAIASH
- a CDS encoding Ni/Fe hydrogenase subunit alpha, which gives rise to MAQKITIEPVTRVEGHGKVTIHLDDNHQVTESRLHIVEFRGFERFVCGRPFWEAPVLVQRLCGICPVSHHLAAAKAMDMLVGAGDGNGLTPVAEKMRRLMHYGQIFQSHVLHFFHLASPDLLFGMDADPERRNVIGVILEHPELAKQAVLMRKYGQEIIAATAGKKIHGTGAVPGGINKNLSLEDRDAFLNGINGNPDLSADKMIEWSEAALALLLDYHSSHTDFLDGFATFPSNHLSLVRPDGALDLYHGVIRAVDPEGKRIVNDVDSRDYLDVVEEEVRSWSYMKFPYIKELGPKEGWYRVGPLARLNVCDFIPSPKAQAAFEQFRAYTKGKPNHMSMHYHWARLIETLHAAEMMKELLLDPDLQGTDLVTKGERCGEGIGLLEAPRGTLFHHYRVNEQDLITMCNLIVSTTNNNEPMNRAVNAAAVAQMTGKAEITEPMMNAVEVAIRAYDPCLSCATHAMGQMPLEVTLYDAAGAVLDQQRKGM
- a CDS encoding NADP oxidoreductase yields the protein MKKPIIATASLAGCFGCHMSFLDIDERILDLVELVHWGKSPINDIKTFEQDCDIALIEGGCCNDEHIHTLRDFRKHCRILVAVGECAIMGGLPAMRNNIPIQECLEEAYLNSPSTAQANPERILPNDAELPALLDKVYPCHEIVKMDYFLPGCPPRADLIYGALTALVTGQEAKLPYEVIKFD
- a CDS encoding 2Fe-2S iron-sulfur cluster-binding protein, translating into MSETIETSSETITLTIDGQEIQAKAGQTILQAAQKNGIYIPTLCALHASKENGLKSDIAPGTCRICTVRVNGRTMAACTTPVAQDYIVENDTEELNDLRKTIVELLFVEGNHFCPSCEKSGSCDLQALAYRYQMLSPRFHYAFSSREVNAESPKLLFDRNRCILCRRCVLAITTEDGKQLFGFTKRGDKSGIIMDEELVKNISEEQAQQAMHICPVGAIIRKEKGFDTPFGQRKYDHNPIGSETVCTTCNGEKS
- a CDS encoding NADH-ubiquinone oxidoreductase-F iron-sulfur binding region domain-containing protein, yielding MSEHIAALAAKYDNDPNRLLDILIDVQAQERCITDDAARQLAQEVGLSWADIHQTVSFYHFLSETPRGEYTIYLNKGPVAIMQGYEAVATAFSEAAGCPIDSVTEDGRIGLFVTADIGMGDQEVAALINNVVFTSLTPEKARALIKDMQEGVSVQDMASKERAYGDGNNSLPSIGSMVRNNIQKAGPVCLGPYEVGVALRKCVTLSKEEVLEEINASKLRGRGGAGFPTGMKWDFCAKAQGPERCVVANADEGEPGTFKDRVLLTERAELLFEGMALCAYAVGATTGSLYLRGEYTYLREYLEQVLEQMRADNLLGKAIAGKAGFDFDIRVQLGAGSYVCGEESALLESAEGKRGEPRNRPPFPAQSGYRAMPTVIDNVETLASAAQIIDKGAAWFSHMGTEESTGTKVLSISGDCDRPGIYEVEFGITIGALLEMAGARDPQAVQVGGPSGQCLNAEAKDTPISFEGCPSAGAIIIIGKQHDLLAIIDNFMEFFTDESCGSCSSCRAGTWILRNTLRRIRQGQGTREDLTAMRQLSTVMEKTTKCGLGHTAPHPILNTLDNFPHLYEALIPEQSDIRVFDLDASIKAANAAVGRTSVPEEKEEEQL
- a CDS encoding heavy metal-associated domain-containing protein, whose translation is MTDPSFYTLIVKGMSCKHCEAAVTEAAQSVPGVTAATVNLEDGMISVQGGEPDAVIQAITKAGYSAHRP
- a CDS encoding HEAT repeat domain-containing protein; its protein translation is MENNDSSSHSGILKGVSTFFSSVVIASASIVVTLTYNSKKLEITNKQAVSQMEIASIKEISKLIPQLGSENAKERKFSAITLSLYGKDAVPALIALLDDEEIEVRNASSKALSLIGEPAVLELETAFKDRQNSANLRGSAIYTLGRMKSRLAIPLALETVADSSENKIIRKDAANALGMLRSTQGIPVLLKAIQSTSNTILVEAAVWALGEIGDKKVTEQLATMLTHQSSRVRMQAVWALTKLEDETTIPLLQKVLQEDTSLEVRDAAINALEWMK
- a CDS encoding DUF1566 domain-containing protein, which translates into the protein MLNRVKLSDTQVVTIDWDMTPDLAFCTFSAKGLREELISTKERTCYFFIDNWGDEPKLCLMERGVRYVHILAEITAPKEIVLNCIHRQGAKASTRENFPVDDTLKEWLLDEVVEREDSPYLRLTIAPQPEAEDIGEPLPSQKSSGFTGEKILLPSEPRALTEEQVELLIRDGNFYDVRLNLQGNFANILVDSGDEHTVFDERTGLLWQQAGLDLCSIRTMKARIEELNSAGFAGFHDWRMPSPEEAMSLLEPTANAKGMHLHPCFSKEQPFIFTNARRAPTGYWFVDYAQGRIYWSSGTVPGGFCRLCRAQ